In the genome of Hydractinia symbiolongicarpus strain clone_291-10 chromosome 5, HSymV2.1, whole genome shotgun sequence, one region contains:
- the LOC130644426 gene encoding cytochrome P450 1A5-like isoform X1: MWKNPIRQKKIQLDMVSTALAIIFAFGVSFILKKIFWKGKQLPPGPNGLPVIGYLHKICSAPLHVIMNDLSRTYGNTFCVQLGSRLTLVLNSRAAIYEAFVKKAKSFAGRPDLATFNKTRHGCIGISMCDFSEAYRLNRKMTVKALHRLFSDKEKLNFIMEQEVHKMVNLFDKFAHFKKPFNPGEAFYKIVPSLIVNLTFGRNFDYDDQDLIALVNFNRRWFESAEANNPADFFKILEMFPNKRLTAIKESAAAFYSYILNKIDEHNANNWGLLQTYLEYYRDMLGVTELSNSEKLELARVIADILGGGFDTVAITLSWALLFLDDQPEVTIKCRNEIQRVSPDEILRIEHQSDCPYFCATINEILRNASTAPMGLPRTTTEDVQTSEYFIPKGTMVLSNIWAVNKDSTLWKEPDIINPDNFLDADGAIDKNAVRKLATFSSGLRKCPGDKLAFSEMFVLLGTFIKSFEFTIDQHPPDMQPLPGLTSQPKSYTIQISKIATNNNI; encoded by the exons ATGTGGAAAAATCCAATTAGGCAGAAAAAG ATTCAACTCGATATGGTTTCTACTGCTTTGGCCATAATCTTTGCTTTTGGCGTGTCCTTTATCTTGAAGAAGATCTTTTGGAAAGGAAAACAATTGCCACCGGGACCAAATGGCCTTCCTGTAATTG GATACCTTCACAAAATCTGCTCAGCACCGTTGCATGTTATCATGAATGATTTATCTCGTACGTACGGCAATACGTTTTGTGTTCAACTGGGATCAAGATTAACGCTTGTGTTAAACAGTCGAGCTGCAATATATGAAGCGTTTGTTAAAAAGGCAAAATCATTTGCAGGCCGGCCTGATTTGGCCACTTTTAATAAAACAAGACATGGTTGTATAGGAATAAGTATGTGTGATTTCAGTGAGGCGTATAGACTGAATAGAAAAATGACAGTAAAAGCTCTACATCGTTTGTTTTCTGACAaggaaaagttaaattttataatggaGCAGGAAGTACACAAGATGGTAAACTTGTTTGACAAATTCGCACATTTCAAGAAACCCTTTAATCCAGGAGAGGcattttacaaaatcgttccaAGCTTAATCGTAAATTTAACTTTTGGGAGAAATTTTGACTATGACGATCAAGATTTAATCGCATTGGTCAATTTTAATCGTAGATGGTTTGAAAGTGCTGAAGCTAATAATCCTGCCGATTTTTTTAAGATTCTAGAAATGTTTCCAAACAAGCGATTAACGGCTATTAAAGAAAGTGCAGCAGCCTTTTACTCTTACATTCTTAACAAAATTGATGAACACAATGCAAATAATTGGGGACTTTTACAAACATACTTGGAGTATTATAGAGATATGCTGGGTGTAACAGAACTATCTAACAGTGAAAAACTAGAGTTAGCCAGAGTAATTGCCGATATACTAGGTGGAGGTTTTGATACTGTTGCTATAACCTTAAGCTGGGCCTTACTGTTCCTAGACGATCAACCTGAAGTGACGATAAAATGCCGAAATGAGATTCAACGGGTTTCTCCTGATGAAATTTTAAGAATTGAACATCAAAGCGACTGTCCATACTTCTGTGCTACCATAAATGAAATATTACGCAATGCTTCGACAGCACCCATGGGTCTACCTCGTACCACCACAGAAGATGTTCAAACCAGTGAGTACTTTATTCCAAAGGGTACAATGGTTCTTTCAAATATTTGGGCGGTAAATAAAGACTCAACCCTCTGGAAAGAACCAGATATAATAAATCCTGATAATTTCCTGGACGCAGATGGAGCAATCGATAAAAATGCAGTTAGGAAGCTAGCAACGTTTTCATCCGGTCTTCGAAAATGTCCTGGCGATAAACTggcattttcagaaatgtttgttCTTCTGGGaacatttataaaatcgttcgaatTTACAATTGATCAGCATCCACCAGATATGCAGCCATTACCAGGACTTACATCGCAGCCTAAAAGTTATACCATTCAAATATCCAAAATCGCAACAAATAACAACATTTAA
- the LOC130644426 gene encoding cytochrome P450 1A5-like isoform X2, with protein MVSTALAIIFAFGVSFILKKIFWKGKQLPPGPNGLPVIGYLHKICSAPLHVIMNDLSRTYGNTFCVQLGSRLTLVLNSRAAIYEAFVKKAKSFAGRPDLATFNKTRHGCIGISMCDFSEAYRLNRKMTVKALHRLFSDKEKLNFIMEQEVHKMVNLFDKFAHFKKPFNPGEAFYKIVPSLIVNLTFGRNFDYDDQDLIALVNFNRRWFESAEANNPADFFKILEMFPNKRLTAIKESAAAFYSYILNKIDEHNANNWGLLQTYLEYYRDMLGVTELSNSEKLELARVIADILGGGFDTVAITLSWALLFLDDQPEVTIKCRNEIQRVSPDEILRIEHQSDCPYFCATINEILRNASTAPMGLPRTTTEDVQTSEYFIPKGTMVLSNIWAVNKDSTLWKEPDIINPDNFLDADGAIDKNAVRKLATFSSGLRKCPGDKLAFSEMFVLLGTFIKSFEFTIDQHPPDMQPLPGLTSQPKSYTIQISKIATNNNI; from the exons ATGGTTTCTACTGCTTTGGCCATAATCTTTGCTTTTGGCGTGTCCTTTATCTTGAAGAAGATCTTTTGGAAAGGAAAACAATTGCCACCGGGACCAAATGGCCTTCCTGTAATTG GATACCTTCACAAAATCTGCTCAGCACCGTTGCATGTTATCATGAATGATTTATCTCGTACGTACGGCAATACGTTTTGTGTTCAACTGGGATCAAGATTAACGCTTGTGTTAAACAGTCGAGCTGCAATATATGAAGCGTTTGTTAAAAAGGCAAAATCATTTGCAGGCCGGCCTGATTTGGCCACTTTTAATAAAACAAGACATGGTTGTATAGGAATAAGTATGTGTGATTTCAGTGAGGCGTATAGACTGAATAGAAAAATGACAGTAAAAGCTCTACATCGTTTGTTTTCTGACAaggaaaagttaaattttataatggaGCAGGAAGTACACAAGATGGTAAACTTGTTTGACAAATTCGCACATTTCAAGAAACCCTTTAATCCAGGAGAGGcattttacaaaatcgttccaAGCTTAATCGTAAATTTAACTTTTGGGAGAAATTTTGACTATGACGATCAAGATTTAATCGCATTGGTCAATTTTAATCGTAGATGGTTTGAAAGTGCTGAAGCTAATAATCCTGCCGATTTTTTTAAGATTCTAGAAATGTTTCCAAACAAGCGATTAACGGCTATTAAAGAAAGTGCAGCAGCCTTTTACTCTTACATTCTTAACAAAATTGATGAACACAATGCAAATAATTGGGGACTTTTACAAACATACTTGGAGTATTATAGAGATATGCTGGGTGTAACAGAACTATCTAACAGTGAAAAACTAGAGTTAGCCAGAGTAATTGCCGATATACTAGGTGGAGGTTTTGATACTGTTGCTATAACCTTAAGCTGGGCCTTACTGTTCCTAGACGATCAACCTGAAGTGACGATAAAATGCCGAAATGAGATTCAACGGGTTTCTCCTGATGAAATTTTAAGAATTGAACATCAAAGCGACTGTCCATACTTCTGTGCTACCATAAATGAAATATTACGCAATGCTTCGACAGCACCCATGGGTCTACCTCGTACCACCACAGAAGATGTTCAAACCAGTGAGTACTTTATTCCAAAGGGTACAATGGTTCTTTCAAATATTTGGGCGGTAAATAAAGACTCAACCCTCTGGAAAGAACCAGATATAATAAATCCTGATAATTTCCTGGACGCAGATGGAGCAATCGATAAAAATGCAGTTAGGAAGCTAGCAACGTTTTCATCCGGTCTTCGAAAATGTCCTGGCGATAAACTggcattttcagaaatgtttgttCTTCTGGGaacatttataaaatcgttcgaatTTACAATTGATCAGCATCCACCAGATATGCAGCCATTACCAGGACTTACATCGCAGCCTAAAAGTTATACCATTCAAATATCCAAAATCGCAACAAATAACAACATTTAA